The stretch of DNA GTTCCAGCGACAGTTGCGGCGGGCCGCTGGGGGCGCTCAGGGGTGAGGTGGCCCGCACGCGGTCACTCAGGAACTGCACCTGGGTGTCCGGGACGGGGTCCAGGCGCAGCGCGGCGCTGAAGATCTGCCCCTGGTAGGTGATCTCCTGCAGGACCTGCGGGGTGAGGGTGCGGGCGAGCAGCATGGTCCCGCCGCGTCCCTGGCCGTCGTCGCGCGTGATGGGGCGCGCCGCGACGATGTAGGCGCGCCCGCCGCGCTGGATCACCCCGGCCGCGCCGTCCTGCGGGAGCGGGTCGGGCAGGGCGCGCAGGAAGTCCTGCACGGTATCGGTGGCGTCGACGACGCGGTTCTGGTCCAGGGTCGCGGCGGACAGCAGGCGCCCGCCGGGCGCGGTGATGCCCCAGTAGTCGACCTTGCCGCCGATGAACGTGCCGGGCACGAGGTTCGCCTCGAGGTAGCGGGCGTTGCGTCCGGCGGCGTACTCGAAGGTCTCGGTCCACAGGCTGAAGTTCAGGACGAACAGCCCGACGCGGTCCTCCTCGGTGTTCAGGTTCGCGCGGGCGATATCGCTGAACTGCTGCACCTGGGTCCGCTCGATGGCGTTGAACTTCTCGTTCATGAAGGCGGGCAGCAGCAGGAGCAGGATCACCCCGAGCGGTACGAGCAGCGCCGTCAGCAGGGCCAGCAGTTGCAGGCGCAGCGACACGCTCAGGCCGTTCCAGCGGGCCAGGGCGCGCGTCATATGAGAGGCCGGGCTGGGCAGGTCATGGCGGACAGCGGAGCTCCTTGGGTGCGCGTGGGATCGGGGAGGGATGGAACTATTCTCAGGATAGAGCTGCAACGTTACATGTGAATGCGGTTATCCCGACCTCAAGGTCCGCCTGTCGGGGGGGGGAGGGGGGGGTGGGGACGCAAGTCCCCGCCCCCGTTCCTGAGTATGAACTCAGTTATGGCCAGACCCCGTCAGATCAGTGACGAAGCGATCGTCGCCGCCGCGCAGGAGGTGTTTCTCGAGCAGGGCTTCAGCGCCACCACCGCCGCCATCGCCCGCCGCGCCGGGGTGTCCGAGGGCACCCTGTTCAACCGCTTCGCCAGCAAGGAGGACCTCTTCGTGGCGGCCATCGGCCTGCACGTCCAGGCCCGCTGGCAGGCCGAACTGCTCGGCGCCGCCGGGCAGGGCGACGTGCGCCGCAACCTCGAACGCGCCCTGCTGAGCATGCTGCGCGAGGCCGAGCAGCTCGTGCCGAAACTCATGGTGATGTTCTCCCGCGGGCACGATCCCTCACACAACCCGATCCTGATGCGCCTCGGGGACCCCATGCAGCTCGCCGCCCGTAACATCGCCGCGTACCTCGAAGCCGAGGTCCGCCTGGGCCGCCTGCGCCCCCTCGACGCCGAGGTCACGGCCCTGACGGTCGTAGGCAGCCTGTCGCATTACGTCCACCGCGAAATGGTGCCCGGCCAGGGCAGCGGCCTGGAGTCCGGGCGCTTCGTGCGCGGCCTGATGGACCTGCTGTGGCCCGGCATGGCCCCCTGAGCCCGCCTTCCTGAGACCGGAGTGAACGAGGCATGACAGTCATATCTAAGTATTCACTCGTTAATGAGGGAAGTCGGGCGCCCCCCTCCGCCTTCCGGCGGACGACCAGAGGCCCTGCGCCCCACATGCTGGCCGGACGCCCCCCCGCTGCCCCGCACCCCCCCACCCCGAGGACCGACATGACCCACCCATCACCCCGCCTGCTGCGCGCCGCGCTGAGCATCGCCCTGCTGCTCGGCCCGGCCGCCGCCCAGAACGCGGCCCCGGCGACCGCTACACCCGTGACAGGTACACCGACCGGCACGCCCGCCACCGCAGCTTCCGCCGTCACGGCCCCCGCCGCGGCTGGCCCCGCGACCCCCCTGGACACGTTGCTGCTCGCGCTGCGCGCCGCCCCCGGCTGGCGCTCGGCCGACCTGAGCTACCGCGCGGCGCAGCTGCAACTCGACAGCGCCCGCCTGCGCGCCGGACTGACCCTGACTGCCGGCGGCAGCGGCAGCCTCTCGAAGGTCCCCTGGGACACGGGTGACTGGACCGGCAACGGGACCCTGACTGTGACTGCCAGCCTGCCCGTGCTGCCCTGGTCCCCGCTGCTGGAGGGCGTGCGCAGCGCCGAACGCGGCCTGCAGACGGCCGCGCTGGACCTGCGCGCCGCGCGCGGCAGCCTGACCACGCAGCTGTGGCAGGCCTACGCCGGACTGCGCGCCGCCAGCGACGCCCTGACCCTGGCCGACGCGCAGCTCACCCTGAGTACCCAGGTGCTGGACATCGCCCGCGCCCAGCGCGCCCAGGGTCTGCTCACGGAGAGCGCCCTGCTCGACCGTCAGGCGAACCTGGAGGCCGCCCAGGCGGGCCGCGACCGCGCCGCCGGGGCACTCCGGCAGGCCCGGCTGGGCCTCACGCGCCTGCTGGGCAGTGACCCGCTGCCCGCCGCGCCGGACCTGAGCCGCCCGCTGCCCGACCTGACCCCCGCCGGGGACGAGGCGGCGCTGATCGCACACGCCCTGGCGCAGCGGCCCGAGGTGCGCCGCGCGCAGGCCACCCTGGCCGACGCGCAGGCCGCCCGCGACGCCGCCGCCCTGGCGGCCCGCCTGCCGGACCTGACCGCCAGCGTCAGTGCCGGACAGCTCGCCAGCGCCACCGGCGCGGCCGGACGCACCGTCAGCGGCAGCCTGAACCTCACGACCGGCGTGCTCGGCGCGCAGCTCAGCGTGCCGCTGCGCGAGGCGAAAAGCCCCGTCAGCGGCGTGAGTCTCGCCCTGAGCGCCTCCATTCCGATTCTGGGCAGCACCGAGAGCGCCGCGCTGCGGCAGGCGGAACTCGGCGTGCAGCAGGCCACCCTGGCCCTCGACGCCGCCCGCCAGAGCGCCGAACTCGACGTCCGCACCCGAGTGCAGGCCGCGCAGGACGAACGCGGCGCGCTGGACGCCGCCCGCACCCGCGTCCAGGCCGCCGAACTGGCCGCGCAGGCCGCGCAGGCCCGCCTGGACGCCGGGCTCGCCACGCGCCTGGACGTCGCGCAGGCCAACCTGAACCTCACGCAGGCCGAGCAGGCCCTGCGCGCCCAGCTCGACCGCGTCGCGGTGGCGGGCGCCGCGCTCGCGCAGGCCACGACCGACCTCGACCCGCTGCTCCTGACCCTTCCCACCCTGCCCACCGGAGGCCGCCCATGACGCGCACCCTGACCCTGATCCTCGCCCTGAGCGCCGCCAGCCCCCTGGCCCACGCCCAGAGCACCACTGCCCAGAGCACCACTGCCCAGTCCACCACTGCCCCCACCGCCCTGACCCTCGGCAGCGCCGTCACCCGCGCCGTCACGCAGGGCGTGGACGTCACCACCGCCCGCGCGAACCTGCAGAAGGCCCAGGCGAACCTGCGCGCCGTGCGCGCCGATCCGACCAGCCTCATCACCACGCTGACGCAGGCCGAGCAGGACGTCGCCGCGCAGACGGCGTCGCTGAACGCCGCGAAGCTCGGCGCGGCGCAGGCCGCCGTGAGCGGCTACGTGCAGGCCTTCGAGGCCGCGCAGCGGACCGCGCTGGCCCAGGCGCAGGTCAGCCTGTCCGAGCGGCAGCTGAAGATCGCGCAGGCGCGCCTCGCGGCGCGCGTCGCCACGACCCTCGACGTCAGCCGCGCGCAGAACGCCCTGAGCAGCGACCGCCAGGACCTCGCCAGCGCCCAGGCCAGCCTGCCCGTGCTGGAGGCCAGCCTGACCCGCACCCTGAACCTGCCCGCCGGGACCGACCTGAAACTGGCCGCGCCCGGCGACGCCCCGAAACTCAGCGTGACGCTCGCCGCGCTGCAGGCCGGACTGGAGAAACGCCTGCCGTCCCTGGTGCAGGCCGCTGGCGGCGTGAACTTCGCCGCGCTGCAGGTGAAGCTCGCGGACAACGACTACACCCCGGCCCGCACCCTGGAAGACGCCCGCACCGCGCTGGACAACGCCTCGCGCGCCCTGGAGGACGGCGCCCGCGCCGCGCAGACCGGCGTGCGCGACGCCTGGCGCAGCGCGCAGGACGCCCAGGCCCGCGTCGCCGTCGCGCAGGACGCCGCCGCGAACGCCCAGACCGCGCTGCGTAACGCCCAGGCCCGCCTGAAGGCCGGAACGGCCGCCGCCATCGAGGTTCAGCAGGCCCAGGTGCAGGCCCAGCAGGCCGAGCTGAGCGTGCAGCAGGCCAGAGGCGGCGTGTGGCGCGCCCTGGCCGCCCTGGGCTCGGCCGCCGGACAGGACGTGACGGGACTGGTGAACTGATGCGCGCCGCCCCCCTCCTCCTGCTGACCCTGACGCTGACCCTGAGCGCCTGCGCCGGCACCCAGAAGGCGGCCGTGAACAACGACCTGGACGCCGCGCCCGCCAAGACCACCACCCTGCAGGTCGCCACCACCCCCGCCCGCAGCGGCACCCTGGACGCCCAGCGCAGCGTCAGCGGCACCATCGAGGCGCAGCGCGACAGTCAGGTCGCCGCGCAGACCGGCGGGACCGTGCAGCGCCTCCTGGTGCAGGAAGGCGATCAGGTCAGCCAGGGCCAGGTCCTGGCGCAGCTGGACGACACCGCCCAGCTGCAGGCCCTGCAGAACGCCCGCCTGCAGGTGCAGCAGGCCGAGATCAGCCTCGCGCAGACGCGGCGCAGCACCCAGAACAACACAGGCACCCTGAACGCCGCTGTCACGGCCGCGCAGGCCAGCCTCGCGCAGGCGCAGGCCGGCGCGCAGAGCGCCGAGAACCTCTACCGCCTGGGCGGCATCAGCCTGTCCGACGTGCAGGCGGCCCGCGCGCAGCTGGCCCAGGCGCAGAGCGCCCTGGCGCAGGCCCGCGCGAACCTCGCGCAGAACGGCCAGAGCGCCCAGGGCAGCGTGCCGCTGCAGGAA from Deinococcus sp. JMULE3 encodes:
- a CDS encoding TolC family protein — protein: MTRTLTLILALSAASPLAHAQSTTAQSTTAQSTTAPTALTLGSAVTRAVTQGVDVTTARANLQKAQANLRAVRADPTSLITTLTQAEQDVAAQTASLNAAKLGAAQAAVSGYVQAFEAAQRTALAQAQVSLSERQLKIAQARLAARVATTLDVSRAQNALSSDRQDLASAQASLPVLEASLTRTLNLPAGTDLKLAAPGDAPKLSVTLAALQAGLEKRLPSLVQAAGGVNFAALQVKLADNDYTPARTLEDARTALDNASRALEDGARAAQTGVRDAWRSAQDAQARVAVAQDAAANAQTALRNAQARLKAGTAAAIEVQQAQVQAQQAELSVQQARGGVWRALAALGSAAGQDVTGLVN
- a CDS encoding TetR/AcrR family transcriptional regulator, encoding MARPRQISDEAIVAAAQEVFLEQGFSATTAAIARRAGVSEGTLFNRFASKEDLFVAAIGLHVQARWQAELLGAAGQGDVRRNLERALLSMLREAEQLVPKLMVMFSRGHDPSHNPILMRLGDPMQLAARNIAAYLEAEVRLGRLRPLDAEVTALTVVGSLSHYVHREMVPGQGSGLESGRFVRGLMDLLWPGMAP
- a CDS encoding TolC family protein, with translation MTHPSPRLLRAALSIALLLGPAAAQNAAPATATPVTGTPTGTPATAASAVTAPAAAGPATPLDTLLLALRAAPGWRSADLSYRAAQLQLDSARLRAGLTLTAGGSGSLSKVPWDTGDWTGNGTLTVTASLPVLPWSPLLEGVRSAERGLQTAALDLRAARGSLTTQLWQAYAGLRAASDALTLADAQLTLSTQVLDIARAQRAQGLLTESALLDRQANLEAAQAGRDRAAGALRQARLGLTRLLGSDPLPAAPDLSRPLPDLTPAGDEAALIAHALAQRPEVRRAQATLADAQAARDAAALAARLPDLTASVSAGQLASATGAAGRTVSGSLNLTTGVLGAQLSVPLREAKSPVSGVSLALSASIPILGSTESAALRQAELGVQQATLALDAARQSAELDVRTRVQAAQDERGALDAARTRVQAAELAAQAAQARLDAGLATRLDVAQANLNLTQAEQALRAQLDRVAVAGAALAQATTDLDPLLLTLPTLPTGGRP